A region from the Chromatiales bacterium 21-64-14 genome encodes:
- a CDS encoding tol-pal system-associated acyl-CoA thioesterase: protein MFVWPVRVYYEDTDAGGVVYYANYLKFLERARTEWLRSLGFEQDRLREQEGIIFAVRSIQVEFHKPARFNERLGVTVQPLRCKPASILLAQSVLQGAAQRLLCRGTVKIACLNADSFIPRALPRRLVAEIPSD, encoded by the coding sequence ATGTTCGTCTGGCCGGTGCGGGTCTACTACGAAGATACCGACGCTGGTGGTGTCGTATACTACGCCAACTATCTGAAGTTTCTGGAGCGGGCGCGCACGGAGTGGCTACGCAGCCTTGGGTTCGAGCAGGATAGGCTCAGAGAGCAGGAAGGAATCATCTTCGCGGTGCGCTCCATCCAAGTGGAATTTCACAAGCCGGCTCGTTTCAACGAGCGTCTCGGCGTGACGGTGCAGCCGCTACGGTGCAAGCCCGCCAGTATCCTGCTGGCACAGAGTGTGCTGCAGGGTGCGGCGCAACGCCTGTTGTGCCGTGGCACCGTCAAGATCGCATGTCTGAACGCTGATTCCTTCATTCCCCGCGCGCTACCGCGTCGTTTGGTTGCGGAGATTCCCAGTGACTAG